From Nicotiana tabacum cultivar K326 chromosome 22, ASM71507v2, whole genome shotgun sequence, one genomic window encodes:
- the LOC107800315 gene encoding rust resistance kinase Lr10-like isoform X2, giving the protein MGNNYLQLRWSNPKCSYCEGLGKDCGFKNYTKQLRTQCLDRPYTTKAGKLEEPLIAGGVLGLILLGIIMLALYEFYSSSKIERENQARVEKFLEDYRALRPTRYTYADLKKVTNLFQERLGEGAYGVVYKGTLSNEIHVAVKVLNDSIGNGEEFINEVAAMGKIHHFNVVRLVGYCADGFRNALVYEYLPNQTLDKLIFPASSKDRIILNWKKLQDIAMGIGKGLEYLHQGCDQQILHFDIKPQNILLDHNLNPKISDFGLAKLCSKEKSAVTMTEARGTMGYIAPEVLSSNFGKASHKSDVYSFGMMLHEMVGGRKNFDAKASNSQVNFPEWIHQQLNEGEELKIRIEEDDDIIIVRKLAIIGLWCIQWNATDRPSIKVVTQMLEGDGSNLTIPPPFTARYTTHVGAGLVECPSREELREISELE; this is encoded by the exons ATGGGAAACAATtaccttcaactccgttggtcaAATCCGAAATGTAGCTACTGTGAAGGTCTTGGAAAGGATTGTGGCTTCAAGAACTATACTAAGCAACTGAGAACCCAGTGTCTTGACCGACCATACACTACAAAAG CTGGCAAATTAGAGGAACCACTGATTGCAG GTGGAGTTCTAGGTCTTATTCTTTTGGGAATTATTATGTTGGCACTCTATGAGTTTTATAGCTCAAGCAAAATCGAAAGAGAGAATCAAGCGAGAGTTGAAAAGTTTCTGGAAGACTACAGAGCTCTCAGGCCTACTAGATATACTTACGCAGATCTTAAGAAGGTAACGAATCTGTTTCAGGAAAGATTGGGAGAGGGAGCTTACGGGGTTGTTTATAAAGGAACACTATCTAATGAAATTCATGTTGCTGTCAAAGTGCTAAATGACTCCATAGGAAATGGGGAAGAATTTATTAATGAAGTTGCAGCAATGGGAAAAATCCACCACTTCAATGTGGTTCGCCTAGTTGGCTATTGTGCTGATGGATTCAGAAACGCTCTCGTGTATGAATATTTGCCAAATCAGACACTTGACAAACTCATTTTTCCAGCAAGTTCCAAAGATCGCATTATCCTTAATTGGAAGAAGCTTCAAGATATTGCTATGGGTATAGGGAAAGGACTGGAGTATCTTCATCAAGGATGTGACCAACAAATCCTTCATTTCGATATCAAACCCCAAAATATTCTGTTAGACCATAACTTGAACCCAAAGATATCTGATTTTGGTCTTGCCAAGTTATGCTCTAAAGAGAAAAGTGCTGTAACCATGACTGAAGCTAGAGGAACCATGGGTTATATTGCACCAGAAGTATTATCCAGCAATTTTGGAAAAGCATCTCATAAATCTGATGTCTATAGCTTTGGAATGATGCTACATGAAATGGTTGGAGGAAGGAAGAATTTTGACGCAAAGGCCAGTAATAGCCAAGTGAACTTTCCTGAGTGGATTCATCAACAGTTGAATGAAGGAGAAGAGTTGAAAATCAGGATAGAGGAAGATGATGATATCATAATTGTAAGGAAATTGGCTATTATAGGACTTTGGTGCATCCAGTGGAATGCAACGGATCGACCCTCCATCAAAGTTGTTACTCAAATGCTAGAAGGAGATGGGAGCAATCTAACTATCCCTCCACCTTTTACAGCAAGATACACCACCCACGTAGGAGCTGGACTGGTGGAATGCCCTTCTAGagaagagttgagagaaatatCAGAACTAGAATGA
- the LOC107800313 gene encoding LEAF RUST 10 DISEASE-RESISTANCE LOCUS RECEPTOR-LIKE PROTEIN KINASE-like 2.1 isoform X1 has translation MSGGTKFLSVLTILIFLQLSDTPFAKQNQRCAPSSCGHIKNISYPFRLKTDPKHCGDEKYELSCKGNRTILTIFTFLDSLNATYSWNAVDSLNYYVQAINYDNSTIRLVDPGIREQVVCSLPQHSITDYTFFTPSFQYDFFKSDGSDAPLAVKIAIFSCPFAMNSPAFVEITNCLNRSDASNVSSKGHTYAATGNLYPSDLGVGCSVNLMSLTSRPTIDDANVYISILELHNALAYGFELSWFSVYCNNCPNIYECVGENSRNVRCLEINCKDYNFRFFKVHTCENSRDVRCEDYTCKVYNFEFFKTLCGHKRHVLSVLISVLAGIIPWILGDIVVAKIILFPCIFVFLMIELRRRHLSIFDAIESFLHSEHNFMPIQYPYSNIRKMTRNFKEKVGQGGYGSVYKGKLRSGPDVAVKILTKPKADGQDFINEVATIGRIHHVNVVQLIGYCAERSKRALVYDFMPNGSLDKYITPREGGTLLSWQRKSEIALGVARGIEYLHRGCDIQILHFDIKPHNILLDENFVPKISDFGLAKLYPTDNSIVTLTAARGTIGYVAPELINRSIGPISYKADVYSFGMLLIEIAGMKGNSAAREDMSSQYFPHWIYDQFDKEKEIEVLDETHDDEMIIKKLTLVALWCIQMNPLDRPSMTKVVEMLEGELQALQTPPRPFESLQPSPLEFNLSSSLGSTESMILVENCSDSAKVDVIIG, from the exons ATGTCTGGAGGAACCAAATTTCTTTCAGTTCTTACGATTCTCATCTTCTTGCAGCTCTCTGACACCCCATTTGCCAAACAGAACCAGCGTTGTGCACCTTCTAGTTGTGGGCATATTAAGAACATCAGCTACCCCTTTCGATTGAAAACTGATCCAAAGCACTGTGGCGACGAAAAATATGAATTAAGCTGCAAAGGAAATCGCACCATATTAACgatatttacatttttagattctCTGAACGCCACATATTCATGGAACGCTGTAGATTCTCTGAACTACTATGTGCAAGCCATCAATTATGATAACTCCACTATCCGCCTTGTAGATCCTGGGATAAGAGAACAAGTTGTTTGCTCTCTTCCTCAGCATTCAATTACAGATTACACGTTTTTCACTCCCTCTTTTCAATATGATTTTTTTAAAAGTGATGGTTCTGATGCTCCTTTAGCTGTGAAAATCGCTATTTTCAGCTGTCCATTTGCCATGAATTCTCCCGCCTTTGTGGAAATCACTAATTGTCTCAACAGGAGTGACGCTTCCAATGTTTCTTCCAAGGGACACACGTATGCAGCTACGGGAAACCTATATCCATCTGATTTGGGAGTGGGATGTAGTGTAAACCTCATGTCACTGACTTCACGGCCTACTATTGATGATGCAAATGTTTATATTTCAATCTTAGAGCTGCATAATGCTTTGGCGTATGGTTTTGAACTTTCATGGTTTAGTGTTTACTGTAACAACTGCCCCAATATATATGAATGCGTAGGTGAAAATTCAAGGAATGTTCGCTGTCTGGAGATCAACTGCAAAGATTACAATTTTAGATTCTTCAAGGTGCATACTT GTGAAAATTCAAGGGATGTTCGTTGTGAGGATTACACCTGCAAGGTTTACAATTTTGAATTCTTCAAAACCTTATGTG GTCATAAAAGACATGTTCTCAGTGTTCTTATAA GTGTTCTTGCAGGAATCATCCCATGGATACTTG GAGATATCGTTGTGGCAAAAATCATACTATTCCCATGCATATTTGTGTTTCTAATGATTGAATTACGAAGAAGGCATTTGTCGATTTTTGATGCAATTGAAAGTTTCCTGCATAGTGAGCATAATTTCATGCCTATTCAATACCCCTATTCCAACATAAGGAAGATGACTAGGAATTTTAAGGAGAAAGTAGGCCAAGGAGGTTATGGTTCAGTATATAAAGGCAAGCTCCGAAGTGGTCCTGATGTTGCAGTGAAGATCTTGACCAAGCCCAAAGCTGATGGGCAAGACTTCATCAACGAGGTTGCCACAATCGGAAGGATTCATCATGTTAACGTGGTACAACTTATTGGCTATTGTGCTGAGAGATCTAAACGTGCCCTCGTATATGACTTCATGCCTAATGGATCACTTGACAAGTACATCACACCCCGAGAAGGAGGAACTCTACTTAGCTGGCAAAGAAAGTCTGAAATTGCTCTTGGAGTTGCTCGAGGTATTGAATATTTGCATCGAGGTTGTGACATACAAATTCTACATTTTGACATCAAGCCGCACAACATACTTTTGGATGAAAATTTCGTTCCAAAAATTTCTGACTTTGGTCTTGCTAAATTATACCCCACGGATAACAGCATTGTTACTCTAACAGCAGCAAGGGGAACAATCGGATATGTAGCTCCAGAACTCATCAACAGAAGCATTGGTCCTATATCTTATAAGGCAGATGTTTATAGCTTTGGAATGTTACTGATTGAGATAGCAGGTATGAAAGGAAACTCGGCAGCAAGAGAGGATATGTCAAGCCAGTATTTTCCACATTGGATCTATGATCAATTCGACAAGGAAAAGGAAATTGAAGTACTAGACGAGACGCATGATGATGAAATGATCATAAAGAAGCTAACTTTAGTTGCTTTGTGGTGCATACAAATGAATCCACTCGATCGTCCGTCAATGACTAAAGTAGTTGAAATGCTTGAAGGTGAATTACAGGCTTTGCAAACGCCTCCTAGGCCTTTTGAATCACTGCAACCATCTCCGTTGGAATTCAATCTGAGTTCTTCACTAGGTTCAACTGAGTCTATGATTTTGGTTGAGAATTGTTCTGATTCTGCAAAAGTAGATGTAATTATAGGTTGA
- the LOC107800315 gene encoding rust resistance kinase Lr10-like isoform X1 yields MTIFFLLHLLLINIVFFAMAGKGAYDCKESRCGSDGPSLHFPFRLQHQPEYCGYPGFELFCDSKNKTILTLSNSVRLSVEEIDYMFQQIRLYDPERCLILKLVHLNLSTSPFFLTDEPYSPADYSVFKCSGITAGYWGQQPCASDKAIVGIYSSWSLDELPPATCKKILEIPSVPYSMGNNYLQLRWSNPKCSYCEGLGKDCGFKNYTKQLRTQCLDRPYTTKAGKLEEPLIAGGVLGLILLGIIMLALYEFYSSSKIERENQARVEKFLEDYRALRPTRYTYADLKKVTNLFQERLGEGAYGVVYKGTLSNEIHVAVKVLNDSIGNGEEFINEVAAMGKIHHFNVVRLVGYCADGFRNALVYEYLPNQTLDKLIFPASSKDRIILNWKKLQDIAMGIGKGLEYLHQGCDQQILHFDIKPQNILLDHNLNPKISDFGLAKLCSKEKSAVTMTEARGTMGYIAPEVLSSNFGKASHKSDVYSFGMMLHEMVGGRKNFDAKASNSQVNFPEWIHQQLNEGEELKIRIEEDDDIIIVRKLAIIGLWCIQWNATDRPSIKVVTQMLEGDGSNLTIPPPFTARYTTHVGAGLVECPSREELREISELE; encoded by the exons ATGACCATCTTTTTCCTCTTGCACTTACTTCTCATCAACATAGTATTTTTTGCTATGGCCGGTAAAGGAGCATATGATTGCAAAGAGTCCAGGTGTGGAAGTGATGGCCCTAGCCTTCATTTTCCCTTCAGGCTTCAACATCAGCCCGAATATTGTGGCTATCCTGGATTCGAGTTATTTTGTGACAGCAAAAACAAAACTATACTCACCCTTTCCAATTCAGTTAGACTGTCTGTTGAAGAAATTGATTATATGTTTCAGCAGATTCGCCTTTATGATCCTGAACGTTGTCTTATTCTTAAGCTAGTCCACCTTAATTTATCAACATCTCCTTTCTTTTTAACTGATGAACCCTATTCACCAGCTGACTATTCAGTTTTCAAATGTTCTGGTATCACAGCAGGTTATTGGGGCCAACAACCTTGTGCCTCTGACAAAGCAATAGTTGGTATTTACTCCTCATGGTCTTTGGATGAACTCCCCCCTGCAACTTGCAAAAAGATTCTCGAAATTCCATCTGTTCCCTACAGTATGGGAAACAATtaccttcaactccgttggtcaAATCCGAAATGTAGCTACTGTGAAGGTCTTGGAAAGGATTGTGGCTTCAAGAACTATACTAAGCAACTGAGAACCCAGTGTCTTGACCGACCATACACTACAAAAG CTGGCAAATTAGAGGAACCACTGATTGCAG GTGGAGTTCTAGGTCTTATTCTTTTGGGAATTATTATGTTGGCACTCTATGAGTTTTATAGCTCAAGCAAAATCGAAAGAGAGAATCAAGCGAGAGTTGAAAAGTTTCTGGAAGACTACAGAGCTCTCAGGCCTACTAGATATACTTACGCAGATCTTAAGAAGGTAACGAATCTGTTTCAGGAAAGATTGGGAGAGGGAGCTTACGGGGTTGTTTATAAAGGAACACTATCTAATGAAATTCATGTTGCTGTCAAAGTGCTAAATGACTCCATAGGAAATGGGGAAGAATTTATTAATGAAGTTGCAGCAATGGGAAAAATCCACCACTTCAATGTGGTTCGCCTAGTTGGCTATTGTGCTGATGGATTCAGAAACGCTCTCGTGTATGAATATTTGCCAAATCAGACACTTGACAAACTCATTTTTCCAGCAAGTTCCAAAGATCGCATTATCCTTAATTGGAAGAAGCTTCAAGATATTGCTATGGGTATAGGGAAAGGACTGGAGTATCTTCATCAAGGATGTGACCAACAAATCCTTCATTTCGATATCAAACCCCAAAATATTCTGTTAGACCATAACTTGAACCCAAAGATATCTGATTTTGGTCTTGCCAAGTTATGCTCTAAAGAGAAAAGTGCTGTAACCATGACTGAAGCTAGAGGAACCATGGGTTATATTGCACCAGAAGTATTATCCAGCAATTTTGGAAAAGCATCTCATAAATCTGATGTCTATAGCTTTGGAATGATGCTACATGAAATGGTTGGAGGAAGGAAGAATTTTGACGCAAAGGCCAGTAATAGCCAAGTGAACTTTCCTGAGTGGATTCATCAACAGTTGAATGAAGGAGAAGAGTTGAAAATCAGGATAGAGGAAGATGATGATATCATAATTGTAAGGAAATTGGCTATTATAGGACTTTGGTGCATCCAGTGGAATGCAACGGATCGACCCTCCATCAAAGTTGTTACTCAAATGCTAGAAGGAGATGGGAGCAATCTAACTATCCCTCCACCTTTTACAGCAAGATACACCACCCACGTAGGAGCTGGACTGGTGGAATGCCCTTCTAGagaagagttgagagaaatatCAGAACTAGAATGA
- the LOC107800313 gene encoding LEAF RUST 10 DISEASE-RESISTANCE LOCUS RECEPTOR-LIKE PROTEIN KINASE-like 2.5 isoform X2, with the protein MSGGTKFLSVLTILIFLQLSDTPFAKQNQRCAPSSCGHIKNISYPFRLKTDPKHCGDEKYELSCKGNRTILTIFTFLDSLNATYSWNAVDSLNYYVQAINYDNSTIRLVDPGIREQVVCSLPQHSITDYTFFTPSFQYDFFKSDGSDAPLAVKIAIFSCPFAMNSPAFVEITNCLNRSDASNVSSKGHTYAATGNLYPSDLGVGCSVNLMSLTSRPTIDDANVYISILELHNALAYGFELSWFSVYCNNCPNIYECVGENSRNVRCLEINCKDYNFRFFKVHTCENSRDVRCEDYTCKVYNFEFFKTLCGHKRHVLSVLIRIIPWILGDIVVAKIILFPCIFVFLMIELRRRHLSIFDAIESFLHSEHNFMPIQYPYSNIRKMTRNFKEKVGQGGYGSVYKGKLRSGPDVAVKILTKPKADGQDFINEVATIGRIHHVNVVQLIGYCAERSKRALVYDFMPNGSLDKYITPREGGTLLSWQRKSEIALGVARGIEYLHRGCDIQILHFDIKPHNILLDENFVPKISDFGLAKLYPTDNSIVTLTAARGTIGYVAPELINRSIGPISYKADVYSFGMLLIEIAGMKGNSAAREDMSSQYFPHWIYDQFDKEKEIEVLDETHDDEMIIKKLTLVALWCIQMNPLDRPSMTKVVEMLEGELQALQTPPRPFESLQPSPLEFNLSSSLGSTESMILVENCSDSAKVDVIIG; encoded by the exons ATGTCTGGAGGAACCAAATTTCTTTCAGTTCTTACGATTCTCATCTTCTTGCAGCTCTCTGACACCCCATTTGCCAAACAGAACCAGCGTTGTGCACCTTCTAGTTGTGGGCATATTAAGAACATCAGCTACCCCTTTCGATTGAAAACTGATCCAAAGCACTGTGGCGACGAAAAATATGAATTAAGCTGCAAAGGAAATCGCACCATATTAACgatatttacatttttagattctCTGAACGCCACATATTCATGGAACGCTGTAGATTCTCTGAACTACTATGTGCAAGCCATCAATTATGATAACTCCACTATCCGCCTTGTAGATCCTGGGATAAGAGAACAAGTTGTTTGCTCTCTTCCTCAGCATTCAATTACAGATTACACGTTTTTCACTCCCTCTTTTCAATATGATTTTTTTAAAAGTGATGGTTCTGATGCTCCTTTAGCTGTGAAAATCGCTATTTTCAGCTGTCCATTTGCCATGAATTCTCCCGCCTTTGTGGAAATCACTAATTGTCTCAACAGGAGTGACGCTTCCAATGTTTCTTCCAAGGGACACACGTATGCAGCTACGGGAAACCTATATCCATCTGATTTGGGAGTGGGATGTAGTGTAAACCTCATGTCACTGACTTCACGGCCTACTATTGATGATGCAAATGTTTATATTTCAATCTTAGAGCTGCATAATGCTTTGGCGTATGGTTTTGAACTTTCATGGTTTAGTGTTTACTGTAACAACTGCCCCAATATATATGAATGCGTAGGTGAAAATTCAAGGAATGTTCGCTGTCTGGAGATCAACTGCAAAGATTACAATTTTAGATTCTTCAAGGTGCATACTT GTGAAAATTCAAGGGATGTTCGTTGTGAGGATTACACCTGCAAGGTTTACAATTTTGAATTCTTCAAAACCTTATGTG GTCATAAAAGACATGTTCTCAGTGTTCTTATAA GAATCATCCCATGGATACTTG GAGATATCGTTGTGGCAAAAATCATACTATTCCCATGCATATTTGTGTTTCTAATGATTGAATTACGAAGAAGGCATTTGTCGATTTTTGATGCAATTGAAAGTTTCCTGCATAGTGAGCATAATTTCATGCCTATTCAATACCCCTATTCCAACATAAGGAAGATGACTAGGAATTTTAAGGAGAAAGTAGGCCAAGGAGGTTATGGTTCAGTATATAAAGGCAAGCTCCGAAGTGGTCCTGATGTTGCAGTGAAGATCTTGACCAAGCCCAAAGCTGATGGGCAAGACTTCATCAACGAGGTTGCCACAATCGGAAGGATTCATCATGTTAACGTGGTACAACTTATTGGCTATTGTGCTGAGAGATCTAAACGTGCCCTCGTATATGACTTCATGCCTAATGGATCACTTGACAAGTACATCACACCCCGAGAAGGAGGAACTCTACTTAGCTGGCAAAGAAAGTCTGAAATTGCTCTTGGAGTTGCTCGAGGTATTGAATATTTGCATCGAGGTTGTGACATACAAATTCTACATTTTGACATCAAGCCGCACAACATACTTTTGGATGAAAATTTCGTTCCAAAAATTTCTGACTTTGGTCTTGCTAAATTATACCCCACGGATAACAGCATTGTTACTCTAACAGCAGCAAGGGGAACAATCGGATATGTAGCTCCAGAACTCATCAACAGAAGCATTGGTCCTATATCTTATAAGGCAGATGTTTATAGCTTTGGAATGTTACTGATTGAGATAGCAGGTATGAAAGGAAACTCGGCAGCAAGAGAGGATATGTCAAGCCAGTATTTTCCACATTGGATCTATGATCAATTCGACAAGGAAAAGGAAATTGAAGTACTAGACGAGACGCATGATGATGAAATGATCATAAAGAAGCTAACTTTAGTTGCTTTGTGGTGCATACAAATGAATCCACTCGATCGTCCGTCAATGACTAAAGTAGTTGAAATGCTTGAAGGTGAATTACAGGCTTTGCAAACGCCTCCTAGGCCTTTTGAATCACTGCAACCATCTCCGTTGGAATTCAATCTGAGTTCTTCACTAGGTTCAACTGAGTCTATGATTTTGGTTGAGAATTGTTCTGATTCTGCAAAAGTAGATGTAATTATAGGTTGA